In Dehalococcoidia bacterium, the DNA window AGCCGCAACAGCGTGGTCTTGCCGCATCCGCTGGGGCCGACGAGGGCCAGGGTGCTCCCTTCGGCAACCTCCAGGTCTACATCCTGGACCGCGGGGGCCTGCCCAAACCGCTTGGTCAGGCAAGT includes these proteins:
- a CDS encoding ATP-binding cassette domain-containing protein, producing MRCTCLTKRFGQAPAVQDVDLEVAEGSTLALVGPSGCGKTTLLRL